In Danaus plexippus chromosome 17, MEX_DaPlex, whole genome shotgun sequence, one DNA window encodes the following:
- the LOC116771132 gene encoding actin-related protein 2/3 complex subunit 2 isoform X1: MILLEINNRIIEETLTVKYKNALARLKPESIDVTLADFDGVLFHISNVNGDKTKVRVSISLKFYKQLEEHGADELLKRVYGPLLTEPESGYNVSVLLDMENIPDDWELMVKKVGLLKRNCFASVFERYFRLQEDGDVGHKRAVINYRQDETLYVEAQEDRVTVVFSTVFRHEDDIVIGKVFMQELKEGRRASHTAPQVLFSHKEPPLELLDTDAKVGENISYVTFVLFPRHTCAAARDNTIDLLHMFRDYLHYHIKCSKVYVHSRMRAKAGDLLKVLNRARPQSTGRPTERKTITGRTFVRRD, encoded by the exons atgatCTTGCTGGAGATCAATAATAGAATTATAGAAGAAACTCttacagttaaatataaaaatgcacTGGCGCG CTTAAAACCTGAATCCATAGATGTGACTCTTGCAGACTTTGATGGAGTGCTGTTTCATATATCTAATGTCAATGGGGATAAAACCAAAGTTAGG GTTAGTATATCATTGAAGTTCTATAAACAGTTGGAGGAACATGGAGCTGATGAACTCCTCAAAAGGGTCTATGGTCCACTGCTTACTGAACCAGAGTCAG GTTACAATGTATCGGTGCTGTTGGATATGGAGAACATTCCTGACGACTGGGAGCTGATGGTGAAGAAGGTCGGCCTGCTGAAGAGGAACTGCTTTGCGTCAGTGTTCGAGAGATACTTCAGATTACAGGAGGATGGGGATGTGGGTCACAAGAGAGCAGTCATTAACTATCGACAGGATGAAACTCT CTATGTGGAAGCTCAGGAGGACCGGGTGACTGTTGTATTTTCGACTGTGTTCCGTCACGAGGATGATATTGTCATCGGGAAGGTCTTCATGCAGGAACTCAAAGAAGGAAGGAGAGCTTCTCACACCGCGCCACAG GTTCTATTTTCACACAAAGAGCCACCATTAGAGCTGTTGGATACTGATGCTAAAGTAGgcgaaaatataagttatgtaACATTTG TGCTGTTCCCTAGACACACGTGTGCGGCGGCGCGTGACAACACCATCGACCTGCTGCATATGTTCCGCGACTACCTTCACTACCACATCAAGTGTTCCAAg GTGTACGTTCACTCCCGTATGCGCGCCAAGGCCGGTGATCTGTTGAAGGTGCTGAACCGCGCTCGGCCGCAGTCCACCGGCCGTCCCACGGAGCGGAAGACCATCAc TGGGAGAACGTTCGTGAGGCGAGATTGA
- the LOC116771542 gene encoding UPF0047 protein YjbQ gives MASNRGIQIGSAWFQRKLNLRPQHRGVHLVTEEILKQVPELSQFAVGLCHIQILHTSASLALNESWDPDVRDDMEMMLNKIVPEGLPYRHSCEGPDDMPAHVKACFLGSSLTIPITDGKLNLGTWQGVWLCEHRNHAGSRKVVVTLSGCPRDSPLSPVSAASCSS, from the exons atggcCTCAAATCGAGGAATTCAGATTGGATCCGCGTGGTTTCAACGAAAGCTCAACTTGAGACCGCAACATCGGGGTGTGCATCTCGTTACGGAGGAGATCCTAAAGCAGGTGCCCGAGTTGTCGCAGTTTGCAGTCGGTCTCTGCCACATTCAAA TACTACATACATCAGCGAGCCTTGCGCTTAATGAGAGTTGGGACCCTGACGTCAGAGACGACATGGAAATGATGCTCAACAAAATTGTACCGGAGGGGCTCCCTTACCGCCACTCGTGCGAAGGTCCCGATGATATG CCGGCACATGTAAAAGCTTGCTTTCTTGGCTCATCATTGACAATACCAATCACAGATGGGAAGTTGAATCTAGGAACTTGGCAAGGAGTTTGGCTGTGTGAACATCGGAATCATGCTGGCAGCAGAAAG GTTGTAGTAACCCTGTCTGGTTGTCCACGTGATTCCCCGCTGTCTCCTGTATCAGCGGCGTCCTGTTCCAGTTAG
- the LOC116771132 gene encoding actin-related protein 2/3 complex subunit 2 isoform X2 yields the protein MADISFIEASLKPESIDVTLADFDGVLFHISNVNGDKTKVRVSISLKFYKQLEEHGADELLKRVYGPLLTEPESGYNVSVLLDMENIPDDWELMVKKVGLLKRNCFASVFERYFRLQEDGDVGHKRAVINYRQDETLYVEAQEDRVTVVFSTVFRHEDDIVIGKVFMQELKEGRRASHTAPQVLFSHKEPPLELLDTDAKVGENISYVTFVLFPRHTCAAARDNTIDLLHMFRDYLHYHIKCSKVYVHSRMRAKAGDLLKVLNRARPQSTGRPTERKTITGRTFVRRD from the exons ATGGCCGATATTTCATTCATTGAAGCTTC CTTAAAACCTGAATCCATAGATGTGACTCTTGCAGACTTTGATGGAGTGCTGTTTCATATATCTAATGTCAATGGGGATAAAACCAAAGTTAGG GTTAGTATATCATTGAAGTTCTATAAACAGTTGGAGGAACATGGAGCTGATGAACTCCTCAAAAGGGTCTATGGTCCACTGCTTACTGAACCAGAGTCAG GTTACAATGTATCGGTGCTGTTGGATATGGAGAACATTCCTGACGACTGGGAGCTGATGGTGAAGAAGGTCGGCCTGCTGAAGAGGAACTGCTTTGCGTCAGTGTTCGAGAGATACTTCAGATTACAGGAGGATGGGGATGTGGGTCACAAGAGAGCAGTCATTAACTATCGACAGGATGAAACTCT CTATGTGGAAGCTCAGGAGGACCGGGTGACTGTTGTATTTTCGACTGTGTTCCGTCACGAGGATGATATTGTCATCGGGAAGGTCTTCATGCAGGAACTCAAAGAAGGAAGGAGAGCTTCTCACACCGCGCCACAG GTTCTATTTTCACACAAAGAGCCACCATTAGAGCTGTTGGATACTGATGCTAAAGTAGgcgaaaatataagttatgtaACATTTG TGCTGTTCCCTAGACACACGTGTGCGGCGGCGCGTGACAACACCATCGACCTGCTGCATATGTTCCGCGACTACCTTCACTACCACATCAAGTGTTCCAAg GTGTACGTTCACTCCCGTATGCGCGCCAAGGCCGGTGATCTGTTGAAGGTGCTGAACCGCGCTCGGCCGCAGTCCACCGGCCGTCCCACGGAGCGGAAGACCATCAc TGGGAGAACGTTCGTGAGGCGAGATTGA
- the LOC133319269 gene encoding uncharacterized protein LOC133319269 isoform X1, which produces MRGWWMIAVVVLVASEIQGRDVTHEDIRDAMLSLVHIVRASEDKLERHELREKALGDQLKKMMAGLEKKHRNLETLKGTISRLDDRLYNVENIFLQKEEREKETQKKTNEALEEIQKSLKSLTEMVSSNLKPISTTTEMDNSLTPNEDPLTKRLDATDAKLDNIKVEIEKLKNSINKDALQAMCAEVAIDLNQLSETEKLLNKYELKLNEYNGTASKVQTDFVPLSEVSLADEAWHSKMTEVMERQEKDITKIRQLLSDAESMWKDLPHLADIKRSTNDTLEGIAALQRNVTDIMEKGVAKTNMKVKELGDRLVATNEDIQQSLTQGNTMSERAYTDLQRSYTNLREELQGFSKNEHVMLQTADNVIATKKRIEYGVHQISLEVSELIRIQSNLLNKTMNERFDSIESSIVTNQSRAMNALSDKLETDMSQVWRQMGVVYTQLTASRQALDKLSEQTAQYVNGSSSKLDSMKEKVSAITTRMSEVDDNLNYLLGRISLVTQEFSLIKTGLGIALDKAKNGLDEVQAKLDDNSPGPHPVEVKAN; this is translated from the exons acacgAGGACATCCGAGACGCCATGTTGTCTCTGGTTCATATCGTCCGCGCCTCGGAGGACAAGTTGGAGCGACACGAACTACGAGAGAAAGCACTCGGAGATCAACTCAAGAAGATGATGGCTGGTCTTGAGAAGAAACACAGGAACCTGGAGACATTGAAAGGCACGATATCGAGACTCGACGacagattatataatgtaGAGAATATATTCCTGcag AAGGAAGAGAGAGAAAAGGAAActcaaaagaaaacaaatgaaGCTTTGGAAGAAATACAGAAATCACTAAAATCGCTTACGGAAATGGTATCAAGTAACTTGAAACCAATCAGCACAACAACCGAGATGGACAATAGTTTAACTCCGAATGAGGATCCACTAACTAAGCGATTAGACGCGACCGACGCTAAGTTGGATAATATTAAAGTCGAAatagaaaaacttaaaaacagCATCAACAAG GATGCCTTACAAGCAATGTGCGCAGAAGTGGCTAtagatttaaatcaattatctGAGACGGAAAAGCTCTTGAACAAGTATGAATTGAAGTTAAACGAGTACAATGGAACCGCTAGTAAAGTGCAGACGGACTTCGTGCCACTAAGTGAAGTATCGCTGGCTGATGAAGCTTGGCACAGTAAAATGACTGAAG taaTGGAGCGTCAAGAGAAAGATATTACCAAGATCCGACAGTTATTGTCTGATGCTGAGAGCATGTGGAAAGATTTACCGCATTTGGCTGACATCAAGCGTTCAACCAATGACACACTAGAGGGCATTGCCGCCCTACAGCGAAACGTCACTGATATTATGGAAAAGG GAGTTGCCAAAACGAACATGAAAGTGAAAGAACTAGGGGATAGGCTTGTTGCCACCAACGAGGACATACAACAGAGCCTTACACAGGGCAACACCATGAGCGAACGAGCTTACACGGACTTACAGAGGAGCTACACCAATCTTCGAGAAgaa TTGCAAGGTTTCTCCAAAAATGAGCATGTGATGCTGCAAACAGCGGACAATGTCATAGCTACAAAGAAACGCATTGAATATGGAGTACATCAGATATCATTAGAAGTTAGCGAGCTAATTAGAATTCAGAGCAATTTGTTGAACAAAACCATGAATGAAAG GTTCGACAGCATAGAGTCCTCTATAGTGACAAACCAAAGCCGCGCTATGAACGCCCTGAGTGACAAGCTTGAGACGGACATGTCGCAGGTGTGGCGACAGATGGGTGTAGTGTACACTCAGCTCACAGCTAGCAGACAGGCGCTCGATAAACTATCG GAACAAACCGCGCAATACGTTAATGGAAGCTCAAGTAAATTGGACAGCATGAAGGAGaag GTGAGCGCGATAACAACACGCATGTCCGAAGTTGATGACAATTTGAACTATTTATTAGGAAGAATTTCATTAGTGACTCAGGAATTCAGTCTAATTAAAACTGGGCTGGGCATCGCACTGGACAAAGCGAAGAACGGCCTCGACGAGGTTCAAGCTAAACTGGACG ATAACAGTCCAGGACCGCATCCCGTCGAGGTTAAGGCGAATTAA
- the LOC133319269 gene encoding myosin heavy chain, non-muscle isoform X2, producing the protein MRGWWMIAVVVLVASEIQGRDVTHEDIRDAMLSLVHIVRASEDKLERHELREKALGDQLKKMMAGLEKKHRNLETLKGTISRLDDRLYNVENIFLQEEREKETQKKTNEALEEIQKSLKSLTEMVSSNLKPISTTTEMDNSLTPNEDPLTKRLDATDAKLDNIKVEIEKLKNSINKDALQAMCAEVAIDLNQLSETEKLLNKYELKLNEYNGTASKVQTDFVPLSEVSLADEAWHSKMTEVMERQEKDITKIRQLLSDAESMWKDLPHLADIKRSTNDTLEGIAALQRNVTDIMEKGVAKTNMKVKELGDRLVATNEDIQQSLTQGNTMSERAYTDLQRSYTNLREELQGFSKNEHVMLQTADNVIATKKRIEYGVHQISLEVSELIRIQSNLLNKTMNERFDSIESSIVTNQSRAMNALSDKLETDMSQVWRQMGVVYTQLTASRQALDKLSEQTAQYVNGSSSKLDSMKEKVSAITTRMSEVDDNLNYLLGRISLVTQEFSLIKTGLGIALDKAKNGLDEVQAKLDDNSPGPHPVEVKAN; encoded by the exons acacgAGGACATCCGAGACGCCATGTTGTCTCTGGTTCATATCGTCCGCGCCTCGGAGGACAAGTTGGAGCGACACGAACTACGAGAGAAAGCACTCGGAGATCAACTCAAGAAGATGATGGCTGGTCTTGAGAAGAAACACAGGAACCTGGAGACATTGAAAGGCACGATATCGAGACTCGACGacagattatataatgtaGAGAATATATTCCTGcag GAAGAGAGAGAAAAGGAAActcaaaagaaaacaaatgaaGCTTTGGAAGAAATACAGAAATCACTAAAATCGCTTACGGAAATGGTATCAAGTAACTTGAAACCAATCAGCACAACAACCGAGATGGACAATAGTTTAACTCCGAATGAGGATCCACTAACTAAGCGATTAGACGCGACCGACGCTAAGTTGGATAATATTAAAGTCGAAatagaaaaacttaaaaacagCATCAACAAG GATGCCTTACAAGCAATGTGCGCAGAAGTGGCTAtagatttaaatcaattatctGAGACGGAAAAGCTCTTGAACAAGTATGAATTGAAGTTAAACGAGTACAATGGAACCGCTAGTAAAGTGCAGACGGACTTCGTGCCACTAAGTGAAGTATCGCTGGCTGATGAAGCTTGGCACAGTAAAATGACTGAAG taaTGGAGCGTCAAGAGAAAGATATTACCAAGATCCGACAGTTATTGTCTGATGCTGAGAGCATGTGGAAAGATTTACCGCATTTGGCTGACATCAAGCGTTCAACCAATGACACACTAGAGGGCATTGCCGCCCTACAGCGAAACGTCACTGATATTATGGAAAAGG GAGTTGCCAAAACGAACATGAAAGTGAAAGAACTAGGGGATAGGCTTGTTGCCACCAACGAGGACATACAACAGAGCCTTACACAGGGCAACACCATGAGCGAACGAGCTTACACGGACTTACAGAGGAGCTACACCAATCTTCGAGAAgaa TTGCAAGGTTTCTCCAAAAATGAGCATGTGATGCTGCAAACAGCGGACAATGTCATAGCTACAAAGAAACGCATTGAATATGGAGTACATCAGATATCATTAGAAGTTAGCGAGCTAATTAGAATTCAGAGCAATTTGTTGAACAAAACCATGAATGAAAG GTTCGACAGCATAGAGTCCTCTATAGTGACAAACCAAAGCCGCGCTATGAACGCCCTGAGTGACAAGCTTGAGACGGACATGTCGCAGGTGTGGCGACAGATGGGTGTAGTGTACACTCAGCTCACAGCTAGCAGACAGGCGCTCGATAAACTATCG GAACAAACCGCGCAATACGTTAATGGAAGCTCAAGTAAATTGGACAGCATGAAGGAGaag GTGAGCGCGATAACAACACGCATGTCCGAAGTTGATGACAATTTGAACTATTTATTAGGAAGAATTTCATTAGTGACTCAGGAATTCAGTCTAATTAAAACTGGGCTGGGCATCGCACTGGACAAAGCGAAGAACGGCCTCGACGAGGTTCAAGCTAAACTGGACG ATAACAGTCCAGGACCGCATCCCGTCGAGGTTAAGGCGAATTAA
- the LOC116771134 gene encoding uncharacterized protein LOC116771134 — translation MDPIMDVIKNSEEPEWLEKRIIGELRLWQIMFLCLAGVTSLIVIVCCCFRFRIPRTKQQIEADYKRRKITSKFRQQLETIQDSKMDTISLKDALELLHEKTHTMEGENQTGSQQSSIMSPQQSSLEASFQAENGQKHDPQPSGLNFVKFATKVANLSKLGTKSPTSPTSADNKMDF, via the exons ATGGACCCAATAAtggatgtaataaaaaattcggAGGAGCCAGAATGGCTCGAAAAACGAATTATTGGGGAACTGCGACTATGGCAAATcatgtttttatgtttagcCGGAGTCACGTCGCTTA TTGTTATAGTTTGTTGTTGCTTTCGTTTCCGTATACCTCGGACAAAGCAGCAGATAGAGGCGGACTACAAGCGTCGtaaaataacttcaaagtTTCGACAACAGCTCGAAACCATTCAAGATTCGAAAATGGatacaatttcattaaaagacG CCTTGGAACTCCTGCACGAGAAGACTCACACGATGGAGGGAGAAAACCAAACCGGATCGCAGCAGAGCTCAATCATGTCACCACAGCAAA GTTCTTTAGAGGCATCATTCCAAGCGGAAAATGGTCAAAAGCATGATCCGCAACCTTCGGGtctaaattttgttaaatttgcgACCAAAGTCGCGAACTTGTCAAAGCTGGGAACAAAGTCACCTACATCGCCCACTTCAGCCGATAATAAAATGGATTTCTAG